One Campylobacter sputorum subsp. sputorum DNA segment encodes these proteins:
- a CDS encoding response regulator, whose protein sequence is MNNKFDVLKDRSIMVVDDDELTRMAVSGGLKRYCENFYTASDGLDGLEKFKKHRIDLIITDIHMPNFNGLDMMNEILKLKPDQTFIVVTSFDTDENLFESMKKGAISFIKKPIMMENLQNAVVMALFKIEDKVIKLNDCIIVNVTKEKIYKNGEEVYLSKLENAIFWLLCFNIENLVSYDMIEDFAYDGNSVKIGTIHTVIMRIKKQLNDINLSNISGSGYVLKKA, encoded by the coding sequence ATGAACAATAAATTTGATGTATTAAAAGATCGTAGTATTATGGTTGTAGATGATGATGAACTTACAAGGATGGCTGTAAGTGGTGGGTTAAAAAGGTATTGTGAGAATTTTTATACGGCTAGTGATGGTTTGGATGGGCTTGAAAAATTTAAAAAACATAGAATTGATCTCATAATAACAGACATACATATGCCAAATTTTAATGGTCTTGATATGATGAATGAGATTTTAAAGCTAAAACCTGATCAAACTTTTATAGTAGTAACTTCATTTGATACTGATGAAAATTTATTTGAAAGCATGAAAAAGGGCGCCATATCTTTTATAAAAAAACCCATAATGATGGAAAATTTACAAAATGCTGTTGTAATGGCACTTTTTAAGATTGAAGACAAGGTTATAAAGCTAAATGATTGTATTATAGTGAATGTTACAAAGGAAAAAATTTATAAAAATGGCGAAGAAGTATATCTTTCAAAACTTGAAAATGCTATATTTTGGCTACTTTGTTTTAATATAGAAAATTTAGTTAGTTATGATATGATTGAAGATTTTGCTTATGATGGCAATAGTGTAAAAATAGGCACAATCCATACTGTTATAATGCGTATAAAAAAGCAGTTAAATGATATAAATTTAAGCAATATTTCTGGTAGCGGGTATGTTCTTAAAAAAGCTTAA